Proteins encoded within one genomic window of Methanothrix harundinacea 6Ac:
- the atwA gene encoding methyl coenzyme M reductase system, component A2, with translation MTPFIEIRDLTVKFGEVEALRHVNLEIEEGESLGILGRSGSGKSVLLHVLRGVEPFEEITGSVIYHVARCPQCSHVEPPSRAGESCRCGGTFQPFEADFVSLGINDPKRRDVSRRIAIMLQRTFALYGDERVIVNVMRAVEEASGGSISVNRAADLLDEVNMSHRMMHVARELSGGEKQRVVLARQLAKSPMMLLADEPSGTLDPKTADLVHESIRRAVDDFNMTMIITSHWPDVMVELTDRAVLLDHGEIVSIGEPSKIAGKFVAMAGKIEDRKKTDVGSPIIRCKDLSKRYISIDRGVVRAVDEVSLEVYEGEIFGLVGTSGAGKTTLSKMLNGIVMPTSGGIWCRVGDDWVDMTILGADHKGRATKYMGMLHQEYTLYPYRSVIDNLTESIGLSLPFELAERKAIHTLVTVGFSEEEAERVLTKNPNELSEGERHRVAMAQVLIKEPRIVVLDEPTGTMDLITKIDVSKSVLNARDELGETFLIVSHDMDFVQNVCDRAALMRNGKIVHVGTPEGVLSLMTKEEEEEMLGS, from the coding sequence TTGACACCATTTATTGAGATCCGGGACTTGACGGTGAAGTTTGGCGAAGTCGAAGCGCTCCGCCACGTCAATTTGGAGATTGAAGAGGGGGAGTCCCTCGGCATCCTGGGAAGGAGCGGGTCGGGGAAGAGCGTCCTCCTTCACGTCCTTCGGGGTGTCGAGCCCTTCGAGGAGATCACCGGGAGCGTCATCTACCACGTAGCAAGATGTCCCCAGTGCAGCCACGTCGAGCCGCCGAGCAGGGCCGGCGAGAGCTGCAGGTGCGGCGGGACCTTCCAGCCCTTCGAAGCCGACTTCGTATCTCTCGGGATCAACGATCCCAAGAGGAGGGATGTATCTCGCAGGATCGCCATCATGCTTCAGAGGACCTTCGCCCTCTACGGCGACGAGAGGGTCATCGTCAACGTAATGCGGGCCGTAGAGGAGGCGAGCGGCGGCTCGATCAGCGTCAACCGGGCTGCAGACCTCCTCGACGAGGTGAACATGTCCCACAGGATGATGCACGTGGCGAGGGAGCTCTCCGGGGGCGAGAAGCAGAGGGTCGTCCTCGCCCGGCAGCTCGCCAAGTCCCCGATGATGCTCCTCGCCGACGAGCCCTCGGGGACCCTGGACCCGAAGACCGCCGACCTCGTCCACGAGAGCATTAGGCGGGCGGTGGACGACTTCAACATGACGATGATCATCACCAGCCACTGGCCGGACGTGATGGTGGAGCTGACGGACAGGGCGGTCCTCCTGGACCACGGCGAGATCGTCTCCATCGGCGAGCCCTCCAAGATCGCCGGAAAGTTCGTAGCCATGGCCGGGAAGATCGAGGACAGGAAGAAGACCGACGTCGGGTCGCCGATCATCCGGTGCAAAGACCTCTCCAAGCGGTACATCAGCATAGACCGCGGCGTCGTCCGGGCCGTCGACGAGGTATCCCTGGAGGTCTACGAGGGGGAGATCTTCGGCCTCGTAGGGACGAGCGGCGCCGGGAAGACCACCCTCTCCAAGATGCTGAACGGCATAGTCATGCCCACCAGCGGCGGGATCTGGTGCAGGGTCGGCGATGACTGGGTCGACATGACGATCCTGGGGGCCGATCATAAGGGGAGGGCGACGAAGTACATGGGGATGCTCCATCAGGAGTACACCCTCTACCCCTACCGGAGCGTCATCGACAACCTCACCGAGTCGATCGGGCTCTCCCTCCCCTTCGAGCTCGCCGAGAGGAAGGCGATCCACACCCTGGTGACCGTCGGCTTCTCCGAGGAGGAGGCGGAGAGGGTCCTCACCAAGAACCCCAACGAGCTGAGCGAGGGGGAGAGGCACAGGGTCGCCATGGCCCAGGTCCTGATCAAGGAGCCGAGGATCGTGGTCCTGGACGAGCCGACGGGGACGATGGACCTCATCACCAAGATCGACGTCTCCAAGTCCGTCCTCAACGCCAGGGACGAGCTCGGCGAGACCTTCCTCATCGTCAGCCACGACATGGACTTCGTCCAGAACGTCTGCGACCGGGCGGCCTTGATGCGGAACGGGAAGATCGTCCACGTAGGAACCCCTGAGGGCGTCCTCTCGCTCATGACCAAAGAGGAAGAAGAGGAGATGCTGGGGAGTTAA
- a CDS encoding UbiX family flavin prenyltransferase, which produces MGGGQLVGGCDTIKRTGKVVDVVVGISGASGVVYGIRLLEVLADLGSTTHLVMTEAARRIIEIETEESPIDVEMMADRVYSPRDFTACIASGSCKFDAMVVAPCSMRTLAGIASGVSDTLITRAADVCLKERRRLILVPRESPLNLVHLKNMVAATEAGAIILPPSPGFYSKPETIGGMVDAVVGRILDLLEVEHDLYQRWRTPLSGNAYNDENQIGKR; this is translated from the coding sequence ATGGGGGGGGGCCAATTAGTAGGAGGATGTGATACCATTAAGAGGACGGGAAAAGTAGTGGACGTGGTGGTGGGGATCAGCGGCGCTTCCGGGGTCGTATACGGGATCAGGCTCCTGGAGGTCCTGGCGGATTTGGGCTCCACGACCCACCTGGTGATGACGGAGGCCGCCCGGAGGATCATCGAGATCGAGACGGAGGAGAGCCCCATCGACGTGGAGATGATGGCGGACCGGGTCTACTCGCCCCGGGACTTCACCGCATGTATCGCCAGCGGCTCCTGCAAATTCGACGCCATGGTGGTGGCCCCCTGCAGCATGAGGACCCTGGCGGGGATCGCCAGCGGGGTATCCGATACCCTCATCACCAGGGCGGCGGACGTCTGTCTTAAGGAGAGGAGGAGGCTGATCCTCGTCCCCCGGGAGTCGCCCCTGAACCTCGTCCACCTGAAGAACATGGTGGCGGCGACGGAGGCGGGGGCGATCATCCTTCCGCCGTCTCCGGGATTCTACTCCAAGCCGGAGACGATCGGGGGGATGGTGGACGCGGTGGTGGGGAGGATCCTGGACCTCCTGGAGGTTGAGCACGACCTTTACCAGCGGTGGAGGACGCCCCTGAGCGGAAATGCTTATAACGACGAAAACCAGATTGGAAAGAGGTGA
- a CDS encoding deoxyhypusine synthase — MDYIRQMEIKAGMGADELVRMMEGCGFGARRLAEAVNIYEEMQSGEYTRFFTLAGAMVPAGMRNILSSLIRDGRIDVLVTTGANLVHDIIEGFSHHVLGDPEASDSELRESGVSRIYDVYVGDDDFVRFEELLQEILPQGKDMTGTELLRVLGSGIEDERSILRAAADARVPVFCPALSDSMIGLQAWLFRQTHPLEVDLFGDVGELVDICYGAERSGIVIIGGGVPKNFALQAMLVTPNSFDLAIQLTTDRPEAGGLSGASLSEAVSWGKISPGARKVTVYGDATINFPLMVASTLTRLAGRG; from the coding sequence GTGGATTATATAAGGCAGATGGAGATAAAGGCCGGGATGGGTGCAGACGAGCTGGTGAGGATGATGGAGGGCTGCGGCTTTGGGGCGAGGAGGCTTGCCGAAGCCGTAAATATCTACGAGGAGATGCAGTCGGGAGAGTACACCAGGTTCTTCACCCTGGCCGGCGCGATGGTCCCCGCCGGGATGAGGAACATACTCTCATCCCTCATCCGGGACGGGAGGATAGACGTCCTCGTCACTACGGGAGCAAACCTCGTCCACGATATAATAGAGGGTTTCAGCCACCACGTCCTGGGAGATCCCGAGGCCTCCGACTCCGAGCTGAGGGAGTCGGGGGTGAGCAGGATATACGACGTCTACGTCGGAGACGACGACTTCGTCCGGTTCGAGGAGCTCCTCCAGGAGATCCTCCCCCAGGGGAAGGATATGACGGGGACCGAGCTTCTGAGGGTTCTGGGAAGCGGGATCGAGGACGAAAGGTCGATCCTCCGGGCGGCCGCCGACGCCAGAGTTCCCGTTTTCTGTCCCGCCCTCTCGGACTCGATGATAGGGCTGCAGGCCTGGCTCTTCCGCCAGACCCACCCCCTGGAGGTCGACCTCTTCGGTGATGTGGGGGAGCTCGTGGATATCTGCTACGGAGCGGAGCGATCCGGGATAGTAATAATAGGAGGGGGGGTCCCCAAGAACTTCGCCCTCCAGGCGATGCTCGTCACCCCCAACAGCTTCGACCTCGCGATCCAGCTCACCACGGACAGGCCCGAGGCGGGGGGGCTCTCGGGGGCGTCCCTCTCCGAGGCGGTATCCTGGGGGAAGATCTCCCCGGGAGCGAGGAAGGTGACGGTCTACGGCGACGCCACCATCAACTTCCCCCTGATGGTGGCCTCGACCCTGACCCGGCTAGCCGGGAGGGGCTGA
- a CDS encoding NADH-quinone oxidoreductase subunit A: protein MSGELVAVDYYIPLIMFLIIGALVPIGALAAVKIISPQKSTFQKRATYEGGLRPIREAIIQYNVQYYLFAIVFVIFDVEVLFLYPWIYVYASEAIPAFGGVSIAITGMLIFIVVLLIGLLYDIKKEALRWV, encoded by the coding sequence ATGAGCGGCGAATTGGTGGCAGTGGACTATTATATCCCACTTATTATGTTTCTGATAATAGGTGCTCTTGTGCCCATAGGCGCGCTGGCTGCCGTGAAGATCATATCTCCTCAGAAGTCAACTTTTCAGAAGCGGGCGACCTACGAGGGCGGGCTTAGACCGATACGGGAGGCGATAATCCAGTACAACGTCCAGTATTATCTCTTCGCCATCGTCTTCGTAATCTTCGATGTGGAGGTTCTCTTCCTCTATCCCTGGATCTACGTCTACGCTTCCGAGGCGATCCCTGCCTTCGGCGGAGTGAGCATTGCCATCACCGGGATGCTGATTTTCATCGTAGTGCTCCTGATCGGGTTGCTCTACGACATTAAGAAGGAGGCATTGCGTTGGGTATAA
- a CDS encoding NADH-quinone oxidoreductase subunit B, with protein sequence MGISDVIPLPVAVDKELEKWTIWGRPLTDVWFTTTEKIHEIIDMGPIKNVLNWGRKNSLWFLMQPMGCCGVEMLVFGCPHYDCDRFGIFPRATPRQVDVMIISGYITRKYLPAIKNLWEEIPEPKWVMAIGECAISGGPFYDSYNIINDTSKFFPIDVFIPGCPPRPEKFIEGFRGLQEKIKQREDKRGY encoded by the coding sequence TTGGGTATAAGTGATGTCATACCTCTTCCTGTTGCTGTTGATAAGGAGCTGGAGAAGTGGACGATCTGGGGGCGGCCCCTGACGGACGTCTGGTTCACCACCACGGAGAAGATCCACGAGATCATCGATATGGGCCCCATCAAGAACGTCCTGAACTGGGGGAGGAAGAACTCTCTCTGGTTCTTGATGCAGCCCATGGGGTGCTGCGGCGTCGAGATGCTCGTCTTCGGATGCCCTCACTATGACTGCGACCGTTTTGGGATCTTCCCCCGGGCAACCCCCAGACAGGTCGACGTCATGATCATCAGCGGCTACATAACCAGAAAATACCTGCCGGCGATCAAGAACCTCTGGGAGGAGATCCCTGAGCCCAAGTGGGTCATGGCGATAGGCGAGTGCGCCATCTCCGGCGGGCCCTTCTACGACTCCTACAACATAATAAATGACACCAGCAAGTTCTTCCCCATCGACGTCTTCATCCCGGGCTGTCCGCCACGCCCCGAGAAGTTCATCGAGGGATTCAGGGGGCTGCAGGAGAAGATCAAGCAGCGCGAGGATAAGAGGGGCTATTAG
- the fpoD gene encoding F420H2 dehydrogenase subunit FpoD — MTTANDVLAALQSAFPGVIEESKVGPERQLWATIKPDRIVDVCKYLRDNHGFDHYSGAVGVDRINEGLFEVTEMLASHGSHQVVALLKVKTKRESPSVKSLTGLYWNANWYEREIWEMLGINFEGHPELYPLLLADELVGVWPWRKDFLGYPDYTTADRAIEKVNAEGYTDYSFRPTEAEIKAGTVPVERPKYPTFREREEMEIKGSSEMILHMGPQHAVVPGPFLLDLLVDGERVKKAFLDVGYIHKGIEKIMENRTYQQGIPITDRLCYMAAITNNEAYCGAVERLLGIEAPERAQYIRMILQELSRIQSHLLGTGEFLTLIASAVYSPFLYMIIDREDVLTCIESVTGARINHSFVRFGGVRNDLPDGFKDMTLDTLKMIREKTAEYKDLFSSDSIYRKRMEGIGTLSPQDARRLGVSGPPLRASDTPYDMRREDPYLLYRDMDFEVITRKEGDSKARVEVRLDEILESCYIIEQCLDQIPNGPIMAEGVPKKIKPEPGEAYYRVEDHRGEMGFFVVSDGSDKPVKVKARGPVYAYFQALPPLLEGVYIADVVAIAGSMDACTSEVDR, encoded by the coding sequence TTGACAACTGCAAATGATGTCTTGGCAGCCCTGCAGTCGGCCTTTCCGGGAGTGATCGAGGAGTCCAAGGTCGGTCCCGAACGGCAGCTCTGGGCCACCATCAAGCCGGACAGGATCGTGGACGTATGTAAGTACCTGAGGGACAACCACGGCTTCGACCACTACTCCGGCGCCGTCGGCGTGGACAGGATCAACGAGGGCCTCTTCGAGGTGACGGAGATGCTGGCGAGCCACGGCTCCCACCAGGTGGTGGCGCTCCTGAAGGTGAAGACCAAGAGGGAGAGCCCGTCGGTCAAGTCCCTGACGGGGCTCTACTGGAACGCCAACTGGTACGAGCGGGAGATCTGGGAGATGCTGGGGATCAACTTCGAAGGACACCCTGAGCTCTATCCCCTCCTCCTCGCCGACGAGCTGGTGGGGGTCTGGCCCTGGAGGAAGGACTTCCTCGGCTACCCCGACTACACCACCGCCGACAGGGCGATAGAGAAGGTCAATGCCGAGGGGTACACCGATTATTCCTTCAGACCCACCGAGGCTGAGATCAAGGCGGGGACCGTCCCGGTGGAGAGGCCGAAGTACCCCACCTTCCGGGAGCGGGAGGAGATGGAGATCAAAGGCAGCTCTGAGATGATCCTCCACATGGGCCCCCAGCACGCCGTCGTCCCCGGCCCCTTCCTCCTGGATCTCCTGGTGGACGGGGAGAGGGTGAAGAAGGCCTTCCTGGACGTGGGCTACATCCACAAGGGGATCGAGAAGATCATGGAGAACCGGACCTACCAGCAGGGGATCCCCATCACCGACAGGCTCTGCTACATGGCCGCCATCACCAACAACGAGGCCTACTGTGGAGCCGTGGAGAGGCTCCTCGGAATCGAGGCTCCCGAGAGGGCCCAGTACATCCGGATGATCCTCCAGGAGCTCTCGAGGATCCAGAGCCACCTCCTGGGCACCGGCGAGTTTCTCACCCTCATCGCGTCCGCCGTCTACTCGCCCTTCCTCTACATGATCATCGACCGGGAGGACGTCTTAACCTGCATCGAGAGCGTCACCGGAGCGAGGATCAACCACAGCTTCGTCCGCTTCGGCGGGGTCCGAAACGACCTTCCTGACGGCTTCAAGGACATGACCCTGGACACCCTCAAGATGATCCGGGAGAAGACCGCGGAGTACAAGGATCTCTTCTCTTCCGACAGCATCTACCGGAAGAGGATGGAGGGGATCGGGACCCTCTCGCCCCAGGATGCTAGGAGGCTCGGAGTTTCAGGCCCGCCCCTGAGGGCGTCGGACACCCCCTACGACATGAGGCGGGAAGATCCTTACCTCCTCTACCGGGATATGGACTTCGAGGTGATCACCAGGAAGGAGGGAGACTCCAAGGCTCGGGTCGAGGTGAGGCTCGACGAGATCCTGGAGAGCTGCTACATCATAGAGCAGTGCCTCGACCAGATCCCGAACGGTCCCATCATGGCCGAGGGCGTCCCCAAGAAGATCAAGCCCGAGCCTGGCGAGGCCTACTACCGCGTCGAAGACCATCGGGGAGAGATGGGATTCTTCGTGGTGAGCGACGGGTCCGACAAACCGGTGAAGGTGAAGGCTCGAGGTCCCGTCTACGCCTACTTCCAGGCCCTTCCCCCGCTCCTGGAGGGGGTAT